The Amycolatopsis sp. QT-25 genomic sequence TCGCCCAGACGACGTCGGCGAGATTCTCGTCGTCGGTCACCGGATTGGCGGCGGGGGCGCTGTATTCGCGCACGAGGAACCTCCGTGTTCGCGTGCAAGTGGTGTGACCGGTGTTACCCGCCAGTCAACTTAGCGTGCCGTGCACCTTAAGACCATGCTGACGAATCGGCCATACCCAGGGCATGACATTCTGCCGCTGTGAACCAGGCGCCGCCAGCTCTCGACCTCGTCGACGAGACCTTCCTCGTGGTCCCGCCCTCCACCGTGGCCGCCGCTTTCGCCGATCCGCGATCTTGGTCACGTTACTGGCCGGACCTCGTTCTGGAGGTCTACACCGACCGTGGCGACGAAGGATTGCGCTGGACCGTGCGCGGTGCCTTGATCGGTACCATGGAGGTCTGGCTCGAGCCGGTGCTCGACGGCACTCTGCTGCACTACTTCCTGCGCGCCACCCCCGCCGGTCCGGACGGGGAGCCCCGGGTGCTCCGGGCCCGGGACCTGCGGCGGGAGTTCGACCGCAGGGCCCGTGCGGCCAAGGGGATCGCGCTCGGGCTCAAGGAGGTCCTCGAGGACGGGCGCGAGCCCGGGGTCGGTCCCCAGGCCGGGTAGGAAGAGGCGGAGCTGCGGATGTGCCGCGACGTGGTGCCCACGCGCGACCGTGGACCCGCCTCGGCCGCGGGTCCCGCTGTCGCGGCGGCAGGGCGCCGTGAAGGCGAGAATTGAGGGAGCCGCCTGGCCGCGCCCTGGGACGGGATCGCGGTCGCGGGTTCACCGAGGAGCACAGGGGAGAGCATGCGGGTTCACGTGGTGTCGGACGTGCACGGCAACGCCGACGCGCTCAAACGCGCGGGTGACGGCGCCGACGCGCTGATCGTGCTGGGCGACCTGCTCGACTTCGTCGACTATCGCGAGCACGACAAGGGCATCATGGGCGCGCTGTTCGGCGCCGAGAAGGTCGGCGAGTTCGCGCGGCTGCGGCGCGAGGGCACTCGTGACGAGACCGTCGCCTTCTCGCGATCGTTGTGGGCCACTTTGGCCGACCCCGCCGCCGCGGTCGGTGAAGCGATCCGTGACCAGTACGCCGTCCTGTTCGGCGCGTTGACCGCGCCGACGTTCGCCACTCCCGGCAACGTCGACGATCCCTCGCTGTGGCCCGAGTTCGCCGGCGACGGCATCACCGTCCTCGACGGCGAGGTCGCCGAGTTCGGCGGCCTGCGCTTCGGGTTCGTCGGCGGCGCGCTCCTCCCGCCGAACGTCGTCCCGCGCCGCAACGGTTTCTGGCGGCCGTACCTGCGCACCCGCGACGAGTACGACGTGGCGGTCGGCGCACTGGAGAACGTCGACGTCCTGTGCACCCACATCCCGCCCGCCATCCCGGAACTGATCTACGACGTGATCGCCCGCCGGTCCGAGATCGGGTCGGCGGCGCTGGTCGATCTCATCCGCGAGCAGCGGCCGCGCTGGTCGGTGTTCGGGCACGTCCACCAGCCGCTCGCGCCGCGGACGAGGCTCGGCAGGACCGAATGCCGTAACGTCGGTCACTTCAAAGAGACGGCACAGCCGTACGTGCTGCGCTGGTGACCCTCGGCTGCGGCTACAGTCTGGACCATGGCCGAGCAGTCCACGCAGTCCATCGAGGTCGACGCCGAGCCCGCGCGGGTGATGGCCGTCATCGCCGACTTCCCCGCGTACCCGGAATGGGCCAAGGCCGTCCGGGAGACCGAGGTGCTCGGCGAGGACGACCACGGCCGCGCCAAACAGGTGAAACTCACCCTCGACGCCGGGCCGATCAAGGACGTCTACACCCTCGAGTACGACTGGGACGCCGACGGCAACGGGGTCAGCTGGCACCTGGTCAAGGGCCAGATGCAGAAGGCCCAGAACGGCCGTTACGCCCTCGAAGCGCTGGGCGGCGGCCGCACCAAGGTCACGTATACGCTGTCCGTCGAGCTGGCGCTGCCGATGATCGGGCTGCTGCGCCGCAAGGCCGAGAAGATGGTCATGGACACCGCGCTCAAGGAGCTCAAGAAGCGCGCTGAAGCGTCCTGAGTCGAAGGGTAGGCATGCGGATCCTGCTTTTCACCGGCAAGGGGGGTGTCGGCAAGACCACGCTGGCCGCGGCGACGGCGGCGGCACTCGCCGGGCGGGGCAGGAAGACGCTCGTGGTCTCGACCGACCCGGCGCATTCCCTCGGTGACGCCTTCGGCCGCGCGCTCGGCGGCGAACCGTCCGAAGTGGACGATGTCGATGGTCCCTTCGCGGCAGGGAGTACGCCGGGACTTCTGCACGCCGCCCAGATCGACACCCGCGGCCTGGTGGACAGCATCTGGCGCGAACTCCGGCAGGAGTTGCAGACCGCGCTCGCGGGGGCGGGCCTCGACTCGCTCGACGCCGAAGAACTCACCGTGGTGCCCGGCGTGGACGAACTCCTCGCGCTCACCGAGGTGCAGCGTCTCGCCGAGCACGGTCCCTGGGAGACGGTCGTCGTCGACTGTGGACCGACCGCGGAAACGCTGCGCCTGCTGGCTTTGCCCGAAGCCGTCTCCGGCTACCTGTCGAGGATGTTCAAACCCGGCGTGCGGCGGACGGCGGCCGCGGTGCGGCGGCTCGGCGCCCATCTGGAGTCGCTGCGCACCCTGCTCACCGACCCGGCCACCACCACCGTGCGGCTCGTGCTGACGCCGGAACGCGTGGTCGTCGCGGAAGCCCGCCGCACCCTCAGTTCACTCGCCCTGCGCGGGATCGTCGTCGACGGCCTGATCGTCAACCGGCTGATGCCCGCGCCCGGGTTCTGGCGCGGCGCCGCGGCCTCGTGGATGCGGACCCGGCGCACGCAGCAGAACGCGGTCCTCGCCGAGCTCGCCGCCGCCGGTTTCGGACCCGGACAGGTGAGGCCCGTCGAGCACCGTGCCGTCGAGCCGGTGGGCCTCGAGGCGTTGCGGGAGATCGCGTACGAGCTCTATCAAGGGCTGGATCCCCTGGTCGGCAACGAAAAGGGGGTGACCCCGCTGGTGCGGGTGTCCGAATCGGACGGTGGCTACCGGCTGCGGATCGCGCTGCCCCTGCATCGTGACTCCGAAGTGGATCTGGCCAGAGTGGACGATGATCTCGCCGTCACCGTGGACGGTTTCCGGCGGCTGATCGCGCTGCCGGAGATGTTGCGCCCGTGCCGGATCACCGGTGCGGAATCCGACGCGCACGGCCTGGTCGTGAGCCTGGCCGGGAACCGGGGACCCGGGTGAGCGAGAACGAGGAGTACACCGGATCGAAACCGCTCGACCTGGCCGAGGAGATCCGGCTGCTGGTCGAACTCGTCGTCGAGCACGCGGCGCCGTGGCTGGAGGGCTTGATCTCCGCCGGGCACGGCTGCTCGGAACACGACACCGACGGCGGCTGGTGCCCGCTCTGCGCGGTCGTCGGCGTCTTCCGGGGGGAGCGGCCCGACTTCGTGGCGCGGCTGATGGAGCAGGCCGCGCAGCTCGTCGCGCTGCTGCGGGCGGTGCTCGCCGATCGCTGGGAGCCCGAAGGCGGGGTGCACCTGCCGGGGTTCCGGCCGGCGCGGAAGGCGCCCGCGGCCGGAGATGTGCCGGTAGGAGCTTCGCGGGTCCAGCACGTCACGGTGACCAGGCGCGACGCTTGGCAGCCGGACCGGGAGAACTGAGTTGCCGACGGTAGGGGTGGACGTCGGGGGCACGAATGTGCGCGCCGGCGTGGTGGACGAACACGGCTCGCTGATGGACACCGCCCGGGTCGGCACGCCCGGCGGGGAGGACGCGCTCGAAGACGCCATCGCCGGTGTGATCGAAGACCTCCGCAACCGGCACGACGTCTCCGGGGTCGGGCTGGCGGTCGCCGGGTTCGTCGCCAAGGACCGGCGGACGGTGATGTTCGCGCCGCATCTGTCCTGGCGTGCCGCGCCGGTCGCCGAACGGATCGAGAAACGCGTCGGCCTGCCGGTGACCCTGGAACACGACGTGAACGCCGCGGCGATCGGCGAGTACCGCTTCGGGGCCGCCCGTGGTGCCGCTGTGGCCGCGCTGGTCGCGCTCGGTACCGGGATCGGCGCGGGCCTGCTGCTCGACGGCAAGATCTACCGGGGCGCGTACGGCGTCGCCCCCGAACTCGGGCATCTCACGGTCGTCCCCGGCGGGCGGCCCTGCCCGTGCGGCAAGCACGGCTGCTGGGAGCGGTACTGCAGCGGGACCGCGCTGGCCGCGACCGCGATGGAACTGCTCGCCCGGCACCCCGGGCGGTCGACCGTGCTGGCGCGGGAGACCAGGGGCGACCCCGGTTCGATCACCGGCCGCCGGGTCGCCGGTGCCGCCCGCGACGGCGACCCGATCGCCCAGCGCGCGATGACCGAACTGGGCAAGTGGCTCGCCGAGGGGCTGGCCCTGGTCGCCGACGTCTTCGACCCGGAGATCATCGTGATCGGCGGCGGGGTGTCCGAATCGGCGCCGCTGTTCCTCGACGAGGCGCGGGAGCAGTACGCGGGCAAGATCACCGGTGCCGGGCACCGGCCGCTGGCCCGGATCCGCACCGCGCAGCACGGGGACGACAGCACGATCGTCGGCGCGGCGGCGCTCGCCGTCGACGCGGCGAAGGCTCCCGGCGCCGAAGTCGGTGTGACAGGCTGAAGCCGTGACCCGGCAAGACGGCAACGGCTTCGTGAAATGCGACTTCGGGCATCTCCACTGGGGTTCGAACGGCGCCGCCGGGCTGCTGCTGTCCGATCCCGCGCGCGGTGTCCTGCTGCAACGCCGGGCTTGGTGGGTGCATCACGGGCGTACCTGGGCGCTGCCAGGGGGCGCCGTCGAGGCGGGGGAGAGCCCGCGCGAGGCCGCCACCCGCGAGGCGCACGAGGAGGCCGACATCCCGCCGTCCGGCGTCCGCCCGCTGGCGGCTTCGCACGTCGACCACGGTAACTGGCGCTACACCACGATTCTGGCCGCGCCGATCGGCACGCTTTCGGCCAGGGTGAAGAACGCGGAGAGCACGGAACTGCGGTGGGTCCGGGCGGACGAGGTCGCGGGCTTCCGGCTGCACCACGATTTCGCGGTGGCGTGGCCGGGATTGAAGGAACACCTGGATCGCGAACTGGTACTGGTGGTCGACGGCGCGAACGTCGTCGGATCGCGGCCGGACGGCTGGTGGCGCGACCGGCGTGGTGCCGCGGAACGGTTGCGGGACGAGCTCGCGACCCTGGCCGGAACCGGGTTCGCCGACCCGGCGCTCCCCGGCGGCGGCGCCTGGTCGTGGTGGCCGAGGGTCGTGCTGGTGGTCGAGGGGAAGGCGCGGGGCGTCACGCCCGTGCCCGGCGTCGAGGTCGTCGACGCCGAGTCCGACGGGGACTCCCGGCTCGTGGCCGTCGCGCGGGAGGCCCGGTCGGCCGGCCCGGACGACCACGTCGTCGTGGTCACCGCCGATCGCGAACTGCGGTCCCGCGTCGAGGCCCTGGGTGCTTCGGCCTTCGGCCCGGGCACCCTCCTGGGGCACCTCGATCGCGATTAGGTGCCGAATGGCGGCTCAGGGGCGTGCGATCTTCCCGTCCCGCATCTCCGCGATGAGCGAGGCGACCACCGCGCGAAGGCTGCCGTTGTACTGCTTCGCCACCGCGCGCTGACGCAGGTAGCTGGGCCCGTAGGCCAGGATCGTCTCCACCGAGCGCAGTTCGTCGACACAGTCCAGGCGCCGGGCGACCGGTTCGAGCCGGTCCAGCAGGTCGTAGGTGTCGTCGGTGACGAGCCGCTCGTTGCCCGCCGCGTCGAGGATGACGATCGCGTCGACGCCGTAGCGCGCCGCGCGCCACTTGTTCTCCTGGACGTGCCAAGGCGGCAGCGTCGGCAGGATCTCGCCGTCTTCCAGCCGGGAATTGAAATCGTCCACGAGACATTGCGTCAGCGCCGCGATCGCGCCGACCTCCTCCAGCGTCGGCAACCCGTCGCACACCCGCATCTCGATCGTCCCGAAATGCGGGGCGGGCCGGACGTCCCAGCGGATCTCGGAGAAGTGGTCGATCACGCCCGTGGTGAACATGTCGTCGACGTAGCTCTCCAGCTCGGTCCACTTCCGGAACTGGAACGGCAGCCCGGCCGTCGGCAGCTGCTGGAACATCAGCGCGCGGTTCGACGCGTACCCGGTGTCCTCCGCGCCCCAGTACGGCGAAGACGCCGAAAGCGCTTGCAGATGCGGCGCGTAGTTGAGCAGCGCGTCCAGGATCGGCAGGGCCTTGTCGCGATGGTCGATCCCGACGTGCACGTGGACGCCGTAGATCAGCATCTGCCGCCCCCACCACTGGGTCCGGTCGATGAGCTTGGCGTAGCGCTCCTTGTCGGTGACCTTCTGCTGGTACCACGTCGAGAACGGATGCGATCCGGCCGAGAACAACTCGACGCCCAGCGGGTCGAGGACGGAATGCACGACGTCCAGCGACTCGTTCAGATCGGCCTTGACCTCGGCGATCGTGTCGCAGATCCCGCTGATCACCTCGATGGTGTTGAGCAGGAGCTCCTGCTTGATCTTCGGGTGCTCCTCCTCGCCGTCGGGGCGGACGGCGTCGAGCACCTGCTCCGCGACCGACGAGAGCTCACCGGTCCGCCGGTCGACGAGGGCGAGTTCCCATTCCGCGCCGACCGTCGACCGGCGCGAGGGAGTGAAGTCGATCTTCATGATCGGAATTGTCCGGTAGTCAGACCTGCGCGCCGTTGTGCGGGTCCGCGCCGGGCGGCGGCCCCTGGCGAACCCGCAGCAGGAGCAGGGCGATCGCGGTCGCGAGGGCGAGGATGCCGAGCGGTGTGCCGAGCCGCGTGCCCATGCCGATCAGCGTGGGCGCGATCAGGAGCACCAGGCCGAGCACGAAGAACAGCAGGACGACGAAGGCGCCCTTGCGGGGACGCGGCAGGGGAGGCGGCTCGGGTGGCACGAAATGCCCCTCGTCCTCACCCGGCCCGGCGGGGTCGTCCTCGAAGAGGGTCTTGTCCCAGCTCGTGCCGCCGCCTCGCCAGCCCGCTTCGGGTTCGGCGTCCGGCTGCTCGGGCCGGGGTGTCTTCTCGGCGGGCTTTTCCGCCGTCTTCCCGGCCGGTTTCTCCAGGTCGTCCTTCGGGAACAGCCCGACACCCTCCGCACGGAGGTCGGCCACGATCTCGGCGAACGTCGCGTCGACGTCCTCCGGCCCGTCCTTGCCTCTGCTCATCCGGCGTCCACCTGTCCCGCCCGGCGCACGGACCGGGCGAAGTCCACCGTACGCGTGAAGATCAGGCCCGCGTCGTGGTCTTGCGTGGCGACGTGGAAACTGTTCTCCAGCACCACCTCGGTCACGTCGTCGCTGCCGATCCCGTCGAGGATCACCTGGGAGTTGACCGGTTCCACGATGTGGTCGACGGCCGAGTGCAGCAGAAGCACGGGCTGGGTCACCCGACGCAGGTCCGCGCGGGTGAGTTTCCACAGCTTCGCCAGGCTCGCCGCGGCGCGCACGGGCGTCCGCGAGTAGGCCAACTCCGTCTCGCCCGGCTTCGCGATGTCGTTGGCCACGCCCGGCACCGACGGCAGGAGCCGCGACAGGACGGGCAGCAGTTTGGCGTCCCACCGCAAAGTCAGCACCGACGGGTTCACCAGCACGATGCCGGCGATGCGGTCGCCGAACTCCTCGGCCAGCCGCAACGTCAGTGTGCCGCCCATCGACATCCCGGCGACGAAAACCGTGTCGCAGGTCGCGAAGAGCGCCAGCAGCTCTTCGCGGACCGCGCCGTACCAGTCCTCCCAGCCGGTCCGGTTCATGTCCTGCCACCGGGTCCCGTGCCCGGGCAGCAGCGGGCAACGCACCGTGTAACCGGCCTCGGCCAGATGGTCGCCCCAGGACCGCATACTCGCGGGGGTGCCGGTGAACCCGTGGCACAGCAGGAACCCTGCTTCGGTCGAACCGGGGTGAGCGAACGGTTCCGCGCCGGCGAGGACGGCCATGCGATCGCCTTCCGTGAGAGCTGGGTAGGTCTACCATGTTCGCACGACCGGAGCGGCTCGTGGGCCCCCGGCCACTGCCGAAATCAGGCCGGATCGGGTGTGAGATCCGTCGCTGGGTACGGGTAACCTGGTGGACTCCGTTGTGCCAGGGGGGCGCGATTCGTAGTCTTGACCATCGGGCGCGGGGGTCGAGCTGCTAGGAGGAGTTTTCGCAGTGCTGTACTGGCTCATGAAACACGTGTTTATCGGGCCACTGCTCAAGGCGCTGTGGCCCACCGAAGTCGTCGGCGCGGAGAACATCCCCGAAGACGGTGGCGCGATCCTCGCGGGCAACCACCTCGCGGTGGCCGACTCCTTCTTCATGCCGTTGCGTGTCAAGCGTAAGGTGACCTTCCCGGCCAAGTCGGAATATTTCACCGAAAAGGGCTTCAAAGGCCTGCTGAAGAAGTGGTTCTTCACCGGCGTCGGCCAGTTCCCGATCGACCGCTCCGGCGGCAACGCGGCACAGGCCGCGCTCGACACCGCGACCCGGCTGGTCCGTGAAGGGCACCTCCTCGGCATCTACCCCGAGGGCACTCGCTCCCCGGACGGCCGCCTGTACAAGGGCAAGACCGGTGTCGCGCGGATCGCGCTCGAATCCGGCGGGGTCGTGATCCCGGTGGCCATGGTCGGCACCGACAAGGTGAACCCGATCGGCTCGAAGATGTGGTGGCCGCGCCGTCTCGAGATCCGCTTCGGCAAGCCGCTCGACTTCTCCCGCTACGAAGGTCTCGCGGGCGACAGGTTCATCGAGCGGTCCATCACCGACGAGATCATGTACGCCCTCATGGAGCTCTCCGGCCAGGAGTACGTCGACATCTACGCCGCCAAGGCGAAGGAACTGCTCGCCGCCGAGGAGGCGGGGATCCGCCCGAAGGTGCCCGCGCAGCCGTCCGCCAAGGACATCGCCCGTATCCCGGACACCAAGGTCGGCTGAGCCCCCACTAGGGTTCTTTGGTGCGCTTTTTCTACGACACCGAATTCATTGAGGACGGCGTGACCATCGATCTGGTGTCGATCGGTGTCGTGGACGAAAGAGGCCGCGAGTTCTACGCGGTCTCGACCGATTTCGACCCCGGCAAAGCGGGCCCCTGGGTCCGCGACCACGTGCTCCCGAAACTCCCGTCGCCCGCCGACCCGGCGTGGCGCAGCCGCGAGAGGATCCGCACGGACCTGCTCGAGTTCTTCGGCAAGCCGCCCGGCGGGATCGAACTGTGGGCCTGGTTCGCCGCCTACGACCACGTCGCGCTGGCGCAACTGTGGGGCCCGATGCCCGCGTTGCCGCGCCAGCTGCCGCGCTTCACCCGTGACCTGCGGCAACGCTGGGAGGACGCGGGCAAGCCGAAGCTGCCCGCCGCCCCGGACGACCAGCACGACGCGCTGGCCGACGCGCGGCACAACTACCAGCGGTGGCAGATCATCGAGTCGTACTGGCACCGGTAGCCCCGCTCTGAGTACAGAAAGGCCTCCTTCCTGTACTCAGGCCCGCGCGGCGGGAGGCCTACGCGCGGCGCTTGTGACTGGTGATGCCGCTGGGGCTGAAGTGCTGGGTTTCGGTCCGTGAAGGCCTCCTTGAGGGACCCAGAGTCCCTCAAGGAGGCCTTCACGGACGCCGCACCGGCTTCGCGGCATGAGACGCGGGCCTCGGTCCCGTCGCTCGGTGGCCGTGCAAGGAAAGGTCCCTTCCTTGCAGCCGCAGCCGCAGCCGCAGCCGCAGCCGCAGCCGCAGCCGCAGCCGCAGCCGCCGGGACCCCTATCGGCGCGAGTCCACCGCCTCCGCGAGCGTGTCCAGCAGTTCCGCGGTCGTCTCCCAGCCGAGGCAGGCGTCCGTGATCGACTGCCCGTAGGTCAGCGACGAAGCCGAGCCCAGCGTCAGGTCCTGCCGTCCCGCCACCAGGAAGCTCTCCAGCATCAGCCCCGCGATGCCCCGCTCGCCGTCACCGATCCGCCCGGCGAGTTCGCGGACGACCGACGCCTGGCGCACGTGGTCCTTGGCGCTGTTGCCGTGGCTCGCGTCGATGATCACGCGTTCGGGCAACCCGGCTTTCGCCAGCCGCGCCAGCGTGTCCGCCACCGTGGCGGGGTCGTGGTTCGGCCCGGCGGAGCTGCCGCGCAGGATCACGTGACAGTCCTCGTTGCCCGCGGTGGTGATCAGCGCGGCGAGACCATCGGGGTTGATCCCGGCGAAGACGTGGCTCGCGCCGGCCGCGCGGGTGGCGTCGACGGCGACCTGGACGTCGCCCTCGGTCGAGTTCTTGATCCCCACCGGCATCGACAACGCGCTGCACAGCTGCCGGTGCACCTGGCTCGCCGCGGTCCGCGCGCCGATGGAACCCCAGGTCACGGTGTCGGAGATGAACTGCGGGGTGATGGGGTCGAGGAATTCGCAGCCGACCGGCAGTCCGAGCGCCGAAATGGCCAGCAGCAGTTGGCGCGCCCTCCGGAGGCCGTGGTTGACCTCGTAGGTGCCGTCGAGGCCGGGGTCGTTGATCAGGCCTTTCCAACCGAGCGTGGTCCGCGGCTTCTCGAAGTAGACGCGCATGACGATGTGCAGATCGCGGCGGTGTTCTTCGGCCTTGGCGGCGAGGCGGCGGGCGTAGTCGAGCGCGGCGTCCGTGTCGTGCACCGAGCAGGGCCCGACGACGACGAGGAGCCGGTCGTCCCGGCCGTCGAGGATGTCGACGGCCGAGGCCCGCCCGGCCAGGACGGTATCGGCGATTTCCGCCGTCATCGGATGTTCGTGCCGCAGCATCGCGGGCGACAGCAGCGGGTCGATGGCCGCCGTGCGGTGCCCGTCGAGGGCGATCAGGGTGGCAGCGGAGGGAGACATCGCGGGTCTGGTTTCCTTTCACAAGGGATACCGACCCGCGGGAACTCGCCGAGCCGGTGTGATTCCGGCTCGGGGTGGACGCTCAGCGCAGGTTCACGCCGCCGTGCCCACCCGGGGCCGGCTTCGTAAACCAGAAATAGCGCTGCACGGCGCCAAGCTAGCACATCGCGGACGTGGACCGATTCCCGAGGTGGTCCGCCCTGCACCGATCCAGAGAACTCCCGCTACGCTGGCGACGGGACATGTGACTGTCATCTCTACGGAACACAAGACGGAGGCTTCTCATGCGTGTCGGTGTGCTGACCGGCGGTGGCGACTGCCCGGGACTCAACGCGGTGATCCGCGCTGTGGTGCGCAAGGGCATCGAGGTGCACGGCTGGGACGTCGTCGGGTTCCGCAACGGCTGGAACGGTCCCCTCACCGGGGACAGCCGCCCGCTCGGCCTGAACGACGTCGAG encodes the following:
- a CDS encoding NUDIX domain-containing protein, whose translation is MTRQDGNGFVKCDFGHLHWGSNGAAGLLLSDPARGVLLQRRAWWVHHGRTWALPGGAVEAGESPREAATREAHEEADIPPSGVRPLAASHVDHGNWRYTTILAAPIGTLSARVKNAESTELRWVRADEVAGFRLHHDFAVAWPGLKEHLDRELVLVVDGANVVGSRPDGWWRDRRGAAERLRDELATLAGTGFADPALPGGGAWSWWPRVVLVVEGKARGVTPVPGVEVVDAESDGDSRLVAVAREARSAGPDDHVVVVTADRELRSRVEALGASAFGPGTLLGHLDRD
- a CDS encoding ROK family protein, producing MDVGGTNVRAGVVDEHGSLMDTARVGTPGGEDALEDAIAGVIEDLRNRHDVSGVGLAVAGFVAKDRRTVMFAPHLSWRAAPVAERIEKRVGLPVTLEHDVNAAAIGEYRFGAARGAAVAALVALGTGIGAGLLLDGKIYRGAYGVAPELGHLTVVPGGRPCPCGKHGCWERYCSGTALAATAMELLARHPGRSTVLARETRGDPGSITGRRVAGAARDGDPIAQRAMTELGKWLAEGLALVADVFDPEIIVIGGGVSESAPLFLDEAREQYAGKITGAGHRPLARIRTAQHGDDSTIVGAAALAVDAAKAPGAEVGVTG
- a CDS encoding SRPBCC family protein, which encodes MAEQSTQSIEVDAEPARVMAVIADFPAYPEWAKAVRETEVLGEDDHGRAKQVKLTLDAGPIKDVYTLEYDWDADGNGVSWHLVKGQMQKAQNGRYALEALGGGRTKVTYTLSVELALPMIGLLRRKAEKMVMDTALKELKKRAEAS
- a CDS encoding glutamate--cysteine ligase, coding for MKIDFTPSRRSTVGAEWELALVDRRTGELSSVAEQVLDAVRPDGEEEHPKIKQELLLNTIEVISGICDTIAEVKADLNESLDVVHSVLDPLGVELFSAGSHPFSTWYQQKVTDKERYAKLIDRTQWWGRQMLIYGVHVHVGIDHRDKALPILDALLNYAPHLQALSASSPYWGAEDTGYASNRALMFQQLPTAGLPFQFRKWTELESYVDDMFTTGVIDHFSEIRWDVRPAPHFGTIEMRVCDGLPTLEEVGAIAALTQCLVDDFNSRLEDGEILPTLPPWHVQENKWRAARYGVDAIVILDAAGNERLVTDDTYDLLDRLEPVARRLDCVDELRSVETILAYGPSYLRQRAVAKQYNGSLRAVVASLIAEMRDGKIARP
- a CDS encoding polyketide cyclase / dehydrase and lipid transport translates to MNQAPPALDLVDETFLVVPPSTVAAAFADPRSWSRYWPDLVLEVYTDRGDEGLRWTVRGALIGTMEVWLEPVLDGTLLHYFLRATPAGPDGEPRVLRARDLRREFDRRARAAKGIALGLKEVLEDGREPGVGPQAG
- a CDS encoding polyadenylate-specific 3'-exoribonuclease AS encodes the protein MRFFYDTEFIEDGVTIDLVSIGVVDERGREFYAVSTDFDPGKAGPWVRDHVLPKLPSPADPAWRSRERIRTDLLEFFGKPPGGIELWAWFAAYDHVALAQLWGPMPALPRQLPRFTRDLRQRWEDAGKPKLPAAPDDQHDALADARHNYQRWQIIESYWHR
- a CDS encoding metallophosphoesterase, which codes for MRVHVVSDVHGNADALKRAGDGADALIVLGDLLDFVDYREHDKGIMGALFGAEKVGEFARLRREGTRDETVAFSRSLWATLADPAAAVGEAIRDQYAVLFGALTAPTFATPGNVDDPSLWPEFAGDGITVLDGEVAEFGGLRFGFVGGALLPPNVVPRRNGFWRPYLRTRDEYDVAVGALENVDVLCTHIPPAIPELIYDVIARRSEIGSAALVDLIREQRPRWSVFGHVHQPLAPRTRLGRTECRNVGHFKETAQPYVLRW
- a CDS encoding alpha/beta fold hydrolase, with the protein product MAVLAGAEPFAHPGSTEAGFLLCHGFTGTPASMRSWGDHLAEAGYTVRCPLLPGHGTRWQDMNRTGWEDWYGAVREELLALFATCDTVFVAGMSMGGTLTLRLAEEFGDRIAGIVLVNPSVLTLRWDAKLLPVLSRLLPSVPGVANDIAKPGETELAYSRTPVRAAASLAKLWKLTRADLRRVTQPVLLLHSAVDHIVEPVNSQVILDGIGSDDVTEVVLENSFHVATQDHDAGLIFTRTVDFARSVRRAGQVDAG
- a CDS encoding 3-deoxy-7-phosphoheptulonate synthase — translated: MSPSAATLIALDGHRTAAIDPLLSPAMLRHEHPMTAEIADTVLAGRASAVDILDGRDDRLLVVVGPCSVHDTDAALDYARRLAAKAEEHRRDLHIVMRVYFEKPRTTLGWKGLINDPGLDGTYEVNHGLRRARQLLLAISALGLPVGCEFLDPITPQFISDTVTWGSIGARTAASQVHRQLCSALSMPVGIKNSTEGDVQVAVDATRAAGASHVFAGINPDGLAALITTAGNEDCHVILRGSSAGPNHDPATVADTLARLAKAGLPERVIIDASHGNSAKDHVRQASVVRELAGRIGDGERGIAGLMLESFLVAGRQDLTLGSASSLTYGQSITDACLGWETTAELLDTLAEAVDSRR
- a CDS encoding lysophospholipid acyltransferase family protein is translated as MLYWLMKHVFIGPLLKALWPTEVVGAENIPEDGGAILAGNHLAVADSFFMPLRVKRKVTFPAKSEYFTEKGFKGLLKKWFFTGVGQFPIDRSGGNAAQAALDTATRLVREGHLLGIYPEGTRSPDGRLYKGKTGVARIALESGGVVIPVAMVGTDKVNPIGSKMWWPRRLEIRFGKPLDFSRYEGLAGDRFIERSITDEIMYALMELSGQEYVDIYAAKAKELLAAEEAGIRPKVPAQPSAKDIARIPDTKVG
- a CDS encoding ArsA family ATPase produces the protein MRILLFTGKGGVGKTTLAAATAAALAGRGRKTLVVSTDPAHSLGDAFGRALGGEPSEVDDVDGPFAAGSTPGLLHAAQIDTRGLVDSIWRELRQELQTALAGAGLDSLDAEELTVVPGVDELLALTEVQRLAEHGPWETVVVDCGPTAETLRLLALPEAVSGYLSRMFKPGVRRTAAAVRRLGAHLESLRTLLTDPATTTVRLVLTPERVVVAEARRTLSSLALRGIVVDGLIVNRLMPAPGFWRGAAASWMRTRRTQQNAVLAELAAAGFGPGQVRPVEHRAVEPVGLEALREIAYELYQGLDPLVGNEKGVTPLVRVSESDGGYRLRIALPLHRDSEVDLARVDDDLAVTVDGFRRLIALPEMLRPCRITGAESDAHGLVVSLAGNRGPG